One Streptomyces drozdowiczii DNA segment encodes these proteins:
- a CDS encoding TetR/AcrR family transcriptional regulator, which produces MAEHRTMQRGALLDAARSLLSEGGTEALTFPALAERTGLARSSVYEYFRSRAAVVEELCAVDFPVWAAEVESAMERAGTPEEKIEAYVRRQLDLVGDRRHRAVVAISASELDAGAREKIRAAHGGLIAMIVEALGDLGHAEPRLAAMLLQGSVDAAVRRIELTVAEEPGVIADTAVAMILDGVRGAGTRD; this is translated from the coding sequence GTGGCCGAGCACCGGACCATGCAGCGCGGCGCCCTCCTGGACGCAGCGCGCTCCCTGCTGTCCGAAGGGGGCACGGAAGCGCTGACCTTCCCCGCCCTCGCCGAACGCACGGGCCTCGCCCGGTCCTCCGTCTACGAGTACTTCCGCTCCCGCGCCGCCGTCGTGGAGGAGCTCTGCGCCGTCGACTTCCCCGTCTGGGCGGCCGAGGTGGAGAGCGCGATGGAGCGGGCCGGGACGCCCGAGGAGAAGATCGAGGCGTACGTACGGCGCCAGCTCGACCTGGTCGGGGACCGGCGCCACCGGGCCGTGGTGGCGATCTCCGCCAGTGAACTGGACGCGGGCGCCCGCGAGAAGATCCGGGCCGCGCACGGCGGGCTCATCGCCATGATCGTGGAGGCGCTCGGCGACCTCGGCCACGCGGAGCCCCGCCTCGCGGCCATGCTGCTCCAGGGCTCCGTGGACGCCGCAGTCCGGCGTATCGAGCTGACCGTGGCGGAGGAGCCCGGCGTCATCGCCGACACCGCCGTCGCCATGATCCTCGACGGCGTCCGGGGCGCCGGCACCCGCGACTGA
- the whiG gene encoding RNA polymerase sigma factor WhiG — protein MPQHTSGSDRAAVPPAARGTVRPPAPSSLDELWRSYKTTGDERLREQLILHYSPLVKYVAGRVSVGLPSNVEQADFVSSGVFGLIDAIEKFDIERAIKFETYAITRIRGAMIDELRALDWIPRSVRQKARAVERAYATLEAQLRRTPSEPEVAAEMGVTLDELHAVFSQLSLANVVALEELLHVGGEGGDRLSLMDTLEDTAADNPVEVAEDRELRRLLARAINTLPDREKTVVTLYYYEGLTLAEIGNVLGVTESRVSQIHTKSVLQLRAKLADAGR, from the coding sequence ATGCCCCAGCACACCTCCGGGTCTGACCGCGCGGCAGTACCACCGGCTGCGCGTGGCACTGTGCGCCCTCCCGCCCCGTCCTCGCTCGACGAGTTGTGGCGCTCGTACAAGACGACCGGCGACGAACGGCTGCGGGAGCAGCTGATCCTGCACTACTCGCCCCTGGTCAAGTACGTCGCCGGGCGGGTGAGCGTGGGCCTGCCGTCCAACGTGGAGCAGGCGGACTTCGTCTCGTCCGGGGTGTTCGGGCTGATCGACGCGATCGAGAAGTTCGACATCGAGCGGGCCATCAAGTTCGAGACGTACGCGATCACCCGCATCCGGGGCGCGATGATCGACGAACTCCGGGCGCTGGACTGGATCCCGCGCTCCGTGCGGCAGAAGGCGCGCGCCGTCGAGCGCGCCTACGCGACGCTGGAGGCGCAGCTGCGCCGCACCCCGTCCGAGCCGGAGGTCGCGGCGGAGATGGGCGTCACGCTGGACGAACTGCACGCCGTCTTCAGCCAGTTGTCCCTGGCCAACGTGGTCGCGCTGGAGGAGCTGCTGCATGTGGGCGGCGAGGGCGGCGACCGGCTGAGCCTGATGGACACGCTGGAGGACACCGCCGCCGACAACCCCGTGGAGGTGGCGGAGGACCGGGAGCTGAGACGGCTGCTCGCCCGGGCGATCAACACCCTCCCGGACCGCGAGAAGACGGTCGTCACGCTCTACTACTACGAGGGCCTGACCCTCGCCGAGATCGGCAACGTCCTCGGTGTCACCGAGAGCCGGGTCAGCCAGATCCACACCAAATCGGTCCTCCAACTCCGCGCGAAGCTGGCCGACGCGGGGCGCTGA
- the dprA gene encoding DNA-processing protein DprA produces the protein MTEYGGGGPAYGAGPGAGGGAGPGAATDPAGGAVRPGPAGADPGAAERLARAALTRVLEPGDERGGRWLRECGAVGLWRRITDPAGEAERLRGMTVRRLAGYRLRAARADPERDLAAVAAVGGRFVCPGDREWPSQLDDLGDARPTGLWVRGGPDLRLWALRSVAVVGARACTPYGAHMATTLGAGLAERGWVVVSGAAFGVDGAAHRGALAAGGATIAVLACGVDVAYPPGHAELIARVAGQGLVIGELAPAERPTRSRFVLRNRVIAALTRGTVVVEAEYRSGSLVTARVAQRLGRFTMGVPGPATSGLSAGVHELLRGEGVLVTDAAEVAELVGDIGDLAPSRSGPVLARDLLDAVAGRVLDALPARAAVDAREVARGAGTSADEALGKLYELHSLGYVERVGEGWRLTRRPTCRDDARRGGS, from the coding sequence GTGACGGAGTACGGAGGAGGCGGACCGGCGTACGGCGCGGGCCCGGGGGCGGGCGGCGGCGCGGGGCCCGGGGCGGCCACGGACCCGGCCGGGGGCGCGGTTCGCCCGGGTCCGGCGGGCGCGGACCCGGGCGCGGCGGAGCGGCTGGCCAGGGCGGCGCTGACCCGGGTGCTGGAGCCCGGCGACGAGCGGGGCGGGCGGTGGCTGCGGGAGTGCGGCGCCGTCGGGCTGTGGCGGCGCATCACGGACCCGGCCGGGGAGGCGGAGCGGCTGCGCGGCATGACGGTGCGGCGGCTCGCGGGCTACCGGCTCCGGGCCGCCCGCGCGGACCCGGAGCGGGATCTCGCCGCCGTCGCGGCGGTCGGCGGGCGCTTCGTCTGCCCCGGCGACCGCGAGTGGCCGAGCCAGCTGGACGACCTGGGCGACGCGCGGCCGACCGGGCTGTGGGTGCGGGGCGGGCCCGACCTGCGGCTCTGGGCGCTGCGCTCGGTCGCTGTGGTCGGCGCCCGCGCCTGCACCCCGTACGGGGCCCACATGGCGACGACGCTGGGCGCGGGGCTCGCGGAGCGCGGCTGGGTGGTGGTCTCGGGCGCCGCCTTCGGGGTGGACGGCGCGGCGCACCGGGGCGCGCTGGCGGCGGGCGGGGCGACGATCGCGGTGCTGGCCTGCGGGGTGGACGTGGCCTATCCGCCGGGCCACGCCGAGCTGATCGCGCGGGTGGCCGGGCAGGGGCTCGTCATCGGTGAGCTGGCGCCCGCCGAGCGCCCGACGCGGAGCCGGTTCGTCCTGCGGAACAGGGTGATCGCCGCGTTGACGCGGGGGACGGTGGTCGTGGAGGCGGAGTACCGCAGCGGTTCGCTGGTGACGGCGCGGGTCGCGCAGCGGCTGGGGCGCTTCACCATGGGGGTTCCGGGACCGGCGACCAGCGGGCTGTCGGCCGGTGTCCACGAACTCCTGCGCGGGGAGGGCGTGCTGGTGACGGACGCCGCCGAAGTGGCCGAGCTGGTGGGCGACATCGGGGACCTGGCGCCCTCCAGGAGCGGCCCGGTGCTGGCCCGGGACCTGCTGGACGCCGTCGCCGGGCGGGTGCTGGACGCGCTGCCGGCGCGCGCCGCCGTCGATGCCCGGGAGGTGGCGCGGGGCGCCGGGACCAGTGCCGACGAGGCCCTCGGCAAGCTGTACGAACTGCACTCACTGGGATACGTCGAACGCGTGGGCGAGGGATGGAGGTTGACGCGGAGGCCGACTTGCCGGGACGACGCGCGGCGAGGCGGTTCTTGA
- a CDS encoding YifB family Mg chelatase-like AAA ATPase, with protein sequence MGFARACSVALVGVEGVVVEVQADLEAGVAAFTLVGLPDKSLVESRDRVRAAVVNSGAEWPQKKLTVGLSPASVPKGGSGFDLAVACAVLGAAERIDPESIADVVMIGELGLDGRVRPVRGVLPAVLAAADAGYRQVVVPEQTAGEAALVPGVSVLGVRSLRQLIAVLCDEPVPDEQRSDEEGRPDPMLAGLMVPGAGLGTGLARGPAAGDGARPDLADVAGQERPRKALEVAAAGGHHLLLTGPPGAGKTMLAERMPAILPPLTRQESLEVTAVHSVAGILPPGEPLIARPPYCAPHHSATMQSLVGGGNGLPRPGAVSLAHRGILFLDEAPEFSVKTLDALRQPLESGHVVVARSAGVVRLPARFLMVLAANPCPCGRHTLSGDGCECPPSAVRRYQARLSGPLLDRVDLRVTVDPVTRQDLMGRGGRGESTETVAARVREARERAAERLAGTPWTTNSEVPGHELRTRLAAAPGALMAAERDMERGLLTARGLDRVLRVAWTVADLRGAARPDASDVAAALELRSGILRGVPLGAGAP encoded by the coding sequence ATGGGGTTCGCCCGTGCCTGCTCGGTCGCCCTGGTCGGCGTCGAGGGTGTGGTGGTGGAGGTCCAGGCGGACCTGGAGGCCGGTGTGGCGGCGTTCACGCTGGTGGGCCTGCCCGACAAGAGCCTGGTGGAGAGCCGGGACCGGGTCAGGGCGGCCGTGGTCAACTCCGGCGCGGAGTGGCCGCAGAAGAAGCTCACCGTGGGGCTCTCCCCGGCGTCGGTGCCCAAGGGCGGCTCGGGCTTCGATCTGGCCGTGGCCTGTGCGGTCCTGGGCGCGGCGGAGCGGATCGACCCGGAGTCCATCGCCGACGTGGTGATGATCGGGGAGCTGGGGCTCGACGGCCGGGTGCGCCCGGTACGGGGCGTGCTCCCCGCGGTCCTGGCGGCGGCCGACGCCGGCTACCGCCAGGTGGTCGTCCCGGAACAGACCGCGGGCGAGGCGGCCCTCGTCCCCGGCGTCTCCGTGCTCGGGGTGCGCAGCCTGCGGCAGCTGATCGCGGTGCTGTGCGACGAACCGGTGCCGGACGAACAGCGGTCCGACGAGGAGGGCCGCCCCGATCCGATGCTCGCCGGGCTGATGGTGCCCGGCGCCGGACTGGGCACCGGCCTCGCCAGGGGCCCGGCGGCCGGGGACGGGGCCCGGCCGGACCTCGCGGACGTGGCGGGGCAGGAGCGGCCGCGCAAGGCCCTGGAGGTCGCCGCGGCCGGCGGCCACCATCTGCTGCTGACCGGTCCGCCGGGCGCCGGCAAGACCATGCTGGCCGAGCGCATGCCCGCGATCCTGCCGCCGCTCACCCGGCAGGAGTCGCTCGAAGTGACCGCCGTCCACTCGGTGGCCGGCATCCTGCCACCGGGCGAGCCCCTGATCGCCCGGCCGCCGTACTGCGCCCCGCACCACTCGGCGACCATGCAGTCGCTGGTGGGCGGCGGCAACGGACTGCCCAGGCCGGGAGCCGTCTCGCTGGCCCATCGCGGCATCCTCTTCCTGGACGAGGCGCCGGAGTTCTCCGTGAAGACGCTGGACGCCCTGCGCCAGCCACTGGAGTCCGGGCACGTCGTGGTGGCCCGCAGCGCGGGGGTGGTGCGGCTGCCGGCCCGGTTCCTGATGGTGCTCGCCGCCAACCCGTGCCCCTGCGGGCGGCACACCCTGAGCGGTGACGGCTGCGAGTGCCCGCCATCGGCGGTGCGGCGGTATCAGGCCAGGCTCTCCGGGCCGCTGCTCGACCGGGTGGACCTCAGGGTCACCGTCGACCCGGTCACCCGGCAGGACCTGATGGGGCGGGGCGGCCGGGGCGAGTCCACGGAGACCGTCGCCGCCCGGGTGCGGGAGGCCCGGGAGCGCGCGGCCGAGCGCCTGGCCGGCACCCCCTGGACGACCAACAGCGAGGTGCCGGGACACGAGCTGCGGACCCGGCTGGCCGCGGCCCCGGGCGCGCTGATGGCGGCCGAGCGGGACATGGAGCGCGGGCTGCTCACGGCCCGGGGCCTGGACCGGGTGCTGCGGGTGGCGTGGACGGTCGCGGACCTGCGCGGCGCGGCCCGCCCCGACGCCTCGGACGTGGCCGCCGCCCTGGAACTGCGCAGCGGCATCCTGCGCGGGGTGCCGCTGGGGGCGGGGGCGCCGTGA
- a CDS encoding DUF2469 domain-containing protein, producing the protein MSAEDLEKYETEMELKLYREYRDVVGLFKFVIETERRFYLTNDYEMQVHSVQGEVFFEVSMADAWVWDMYRPARFVKQVRVLTFKDVNIEELNKSDLELPGG; encoded by the coding sequence ATGAGCGCCGAGGACCTCGAGAAGTACGAGACCGAGATGGAGCTGAAGCTCTACCGGGAGTACCGCGATGTCGTCGGTCTGTTCAAATTCGTGATCGAGACCGAACGGCGCTTCTACCTCACCAACGACTACGAGATGCAGGTGCACTCGGTCCAGGGCGAGGTGTTCTTCGAGGTGTCCATGGCGGACGCCTGGGTCTGGGACATGTACCGGCCCGCCCGCTTCGTGAAGCAGGTACGGGTGCTCACGTTCAAGGACGTCAACATCGAGGAGCTCAACAAGAGCGATCTCGAACTTCCGGGTGGCTGA
- a CDS encoding NUDIX hydrolase — protein sequence MSAEVRRVARLVLLDPDDRILLMHGFEPEDPARTWWFTPGGGLEGDETHERAALRELAEETGITDVELGPVIWRRRCSFDFDGRRWDQDEWYFLARTAQTATDTSGHTWLERRSVTGLRWWTSAELSAARETVYPTGLADLLRRLLDEGPPRTPVDLAPGSG from the coding sequence GTGTCCGCTGAGGTGCGCAGGGTCGCCCGCCTGGTGCTCCTCGATCCGGACGACCGGATTCTGCTGATGCACGGCTTCGAACCGGAGGACCCGGCCCGCACCTGGTGGTTCACCCCGGGCGGCGGTCTGGAGGGCGACGAGACCCACGAGCGGGCCGCGCTGCGCGAGCTGGCCGAGGAGACCGGGATCACCGACGTCGAACTGGGCCCGGTGATCTGGCGGCGCCGGTGCTCCTTCGACTTCGACGGACGGCGCTGGGACCAGGACGAGTGGTACTTCCTGGCCCGTACGGCACAGACCGCCACGGACACCAGCGGCCACACATGGCTGGAACGCCGCAGTGTCACGGGGCTGAGGTGGTGGACCTCCGCCGAACTGTCGGCGGCGCGTGAGACGGTGTACCCCACCGGGCTCGCCGACCTGCTCCGGAGGCTGCTCGACGAGGGCCCTCCGCGTACGCCGGTGGACCTGGCACCCGGAAGCGGCTGA
- the lepB gene encoding signal peptidase I — MGATGRTDDGRGRLGSRLSGVAVALGCLLFLGGFVWGAFVYQPYTVPTGSMSPTVEAGDKVLAQRVDGSEVRRGDVVVFNDPEWGNTPMVKRVVGVGGDKIACCGKDGRLTVNGIPMDEPYLRSPGRASAQDFTAEVPQGQLFLLGDDRTVSLDSRVHLEDATHGSVPRDAVESRIDAVAWPLGSMIDRPEAFAALPGGVSSAGPLGLQLTAMAVGIVLILGGAAYGPIAARAARPKRSAQPKTAAGVR; from the coding sequence ATGGGTGCAACAGGTCGTACGGACGACGGCCGCGGCCGGCTCGGCAGCAGGCTGTCCGGGGTGGCGGTGGCCCTCGGCTGCCTGCTCTTCCTCGGCGGCTTCGTCTGGGGCGCGTTCGTCTACCAGCCCTACACGGTGCCCACCGGGTCGATGAGCCCGACGGTCGAGGCGGGCGACAAGGTCCTCGCGCAGCGCGTGGACGGCAGCGAGGTCCGGCGCGGTGACGTGGTGGTCTTCAACGACCCGGAGTGGGGCAACACCCCCATGGTGAAGCGGGTCGTCGGAGTCGGCGGCGACAAGATCGCCTGCTGCGGCAAGGACGGCCGCCTCACGGTCAACGGCATACCCATGGACGAACCGTATCTGCGGTCGCCCGGCCGCGCCTCGGCCCAGGACTTCACCGCCGAGGTGCCCCAGGGCCAGCTCTTCCTGCTGGGCGACGACCGCACGGTCTCGCTGGACTCCCGGGTCCACCTGGAGGACGCCACGCACGGCTCGGTGCCCCGGGACGCCGTGGAGTCCAGGATCGACGCCGTCGCCTGGCCGCTGGGCTCCATGATCGACCGGCCCGAGGCGTTCGCCGCGCTGCCGGGCGGTGTCTCGTCGGCCGGGCCGCTCGGGCTCCAGCTGACCGCGATGGCGGTGGGCATCGTGCTCATCCTGGGCGGGGCGGCGTACGGCCCGATCGCGGCCCGGGCCGCACGGCCGAAGCGGAGCGCGCAGCCGAAGACGGCCGCCGGTGTCCGCTGA
- the lepB gene encoding signal peptidase I: MSDLADGARSEEARPAESPAAEPAAAESPAAEPSSTEPESGKKKSSRPFWKELPLLIGIALVLALFIKTFLVQAFSIPSDSMQNTLQRGDRVLVDKLTPWFGSEPERGEVVVFHDPDGWLDGEPTPKPNAAQKFLSFVGLMPSAEEKDLIKRTIAVAGDTVECKKGGPVQVNGKALTEPYIFPGNSACDDMPFGPFKVPDGKIWVMGDHRQDSADSRYHTSDANKGFVPVSQVVGRAVVVAWPVNRWSVLSVPDTFDQPGISAAAGAAPGVLGLAGAVPFVLRRRRRLTAGRTAG, translated from the coding sequence GTGAGCGACCTGGCAGACGGAGCACGGTCCGAAGAGGCGCGGCCCGCGGAGTCCCCCGCCGCCGAGCCTGCCGCCGCGGAGTCCCCCGCCGCTGAGCCTTCTTCGACCGAGCCGGAGTCCGGCAAGAAGAAGAGCAGCCGGCCGTTCTGGAAGGAGCTGCCGCTCCTCATCGGCATCGCGCTGGTCCTGGCCCTGTTCATCAAGACGTTTCTGGTGCAGGCGTTCTCGATTCCTTCGGACTCGATGCAGAACACGTTGCAGCGGGGCGACCGGGTCCTGGTGGACAAGCTGACGCCGTGGTTCGGTTCGGAGCCGGAGCGCGGCGAGGTCGTCGTCTTCCACGACCCGGACGGCTGGCTGGACGGCGAGCCGACCCCGAAGCCCAACGCCGCGCAGAAGTTCCTGAGCTTCGTCGGGCTGATGCCGTCGGCCGAGGAGAAGGACCTGATCAAGCGGACGATCGCGGTCGCCGGTGACACCGTGGAGTGCAAGAAGGGCGGCCCGGTCCAGGTCAACGGCAAGGCGCTCACCGAGCCGTACATCTTCCCCGGCAACAGCGCCTGCGACGACATGCCCTTCGGGCCGTTCAAGGTGCCGGACGGCAAGATCTGGGTGATGGGCGACCACCGCCAGGACTCGGCGGACTCCCGCTACCACACCAGCGACGCCAACAAGGGCTTCGTGCCGGTGAGCCAGGTCGTGGGCCGGGCCGTGGTCGTCGCGTGGCCGGTGAACCGCTGGTCCGTGCTGTCCGTCCCGGACACCTTCGACCAGCCCGGGATCAGCGCCGCGGCCGGTGCCGCCCCCGGCGTCCTGGGGCTCGCGGGCGCGGTCCCGTTCGTGCTCCGGCGCAGGCGGAGGCTGACCGCGGGGCGTACTGCCGGGTAG
- the lepB gene encoding signal peptidase I has protein sequence MGSHGRHGAPAADGGARSLPTRAERRKLARKVKRKRRRSAVREIPLLITVALLIALVLKTFLVQAFVIPSGSMEQTIRIGDRVLVDKLTPWFGSKPQRGDVVVFRNPSDWPPPNPESSGTGESPVVVKQVKQALTFVGLLPSDDEQDLIKRVVAVGGDTVKCCAPDGRLLVNGVAVTEPYVYPGDSPSTIKFEVKVPPGRLFVMGDHRSNSADSRFHMDKTANGTISEDAVVGRAKWIVWPFGHWTGLEERSAFASVPDARAGTGAASGPSNSVSNDPGGLIRLPTPAELPLVMGVVGLRRLGRGRWHGVRSGCGGFGGRRTIRTRRTRGPAGPFGAFRSGRCGGGRDDGERDGQ, from the coding sequence ATGGGTAGCCACGGGCGCCATGGTGCCCCGGCGGCGGACGGCGGCGCGCGCTCCCTGCCCACCCGGGCCGAGCGGCGCAAGCTGGCCCGCAAGGTGAAGCGGAAGCGGCGCAGATCGGCGGTACGGGAGATCCCGCTGCTGATCACGGTGGCGCTGCTGATAGCGCTCGTCCTCAAGACCTTCCTCGTCCAGGCGTTCGTGATCCCGTCCGGGTCGATGGAGCAGACCATCCGGATCGGCGACCGGGTGCTGGTGGACAAGCTGACGCCCTGGTTCGGTTCGAAGCCTCAGCGCGGCGACGTCGTCGTGTTCCGCAACCCCTCGGACTGGCCGCCACCGAACCCGGAGAGCTCCGGGACCGGGGAGTCGCCCGTCGTCGTCAAGCAGGTGAAGCAGGCGCTCACCTTCGTCGGACTGCTGCCGTCGGACGACGAGCAGGACCTGATCAAGCGGGTCGTGGCGGTCGGCGGCGACACCGTGAAGTGCTGCGCGCCGGACGGCAGGCTCCTCGTCAACGGTGTGGCGGTCACGGAACCGTACGTCTATCCCGGGGATTCACCCTCCACCATCAAATTCGAGGTAAAGGTTCCGCCGGGCCGCCTCTTCGTCATGGGGGACCACCGCTCCAACTCCGCCGATTCGCGCTTCCACATGGACAAGACGGCGAACGGCACGATCTCCGAGGACGCGGTCGTGGGGCGGGCCAAATGGATCGTCTGGCCCTTCGGGCACTGGACCGGCCTGGAGGAACGCTCGGCGTTCGCCTCGGTCCCGGACGCGCGCGCCGGTACGGGGGCCGCCTCGGGCCCGTCGAATAGTGTGTCCAATGATCCAGGCGGATTGATCCGGCTCCCGACCCCTGCGGAACTCCCGCTCGTTATGGGAGTGGTGGGCCTGCGTCGGCTAGGACGCGGGCGGTGGCACGGAGTAAGGAGTGGATGTGGGGGATTTGGCGGTCGGCGCACGATCCGGACACGACGAACCCGAGGACCGGCCGGGCCGTTCGGCGCATTCCGATCCGGCCGGTGCGGCGGAGGACGGGACGACGGTGAGCGGGACGGACAGTGA
- the lepB gene encoding signal peptidase I — protein MDTQAELQERDPSSAPDTGPGEGSRSSRVRDRLTGPLSWRLSWRGTLGVGAVCAVFVLLFSTFVVQPFLIPSGSMERTLRVGDRVLVNKLAYRFGGEPRRGDVVVFDGTGSFVREGAAQNPVTALLRGAAASLGLAEPAETDFVKRVVGVGGDRVVCCDARGRIEVNGRPLDEDYLFPGDAPSEVPFDIVVPEGALWMMGDHRSRSRDSRDHLGEPGGGVVPVERVIGRVDWFGWPLGRVGSLPGTSAFDSVPAPGPSHG, from the coding sequence ATGGACACGCAAGCAGAACTCCAGGAGCGCGATCCCTCCTCCGCACCCGATACGGGTCCGGGGGAGGGGTCGCGCTCTTCGCGTGTCCGGGACCGGCTCACCGGGCCGCTGTCGTGGCGGCTGTCCTGGCGGGGCACGCTCGGGGTCGGCGCCGTCTGCGCGGTGTTCGTGCTCCTCTTCAGCACCTTCGTGGTGCAGCCCTTCCTGATCCCCAGCGGTTCGATGGAGCGGACGCTCCGGGTGGGCGACCGGGTGCTCGTCAATAAACTGGCGTACCGCTTCGGCGGAGAGCCCCGCCGCGGTGACGTCGTGGTGTTCGACGGCACCGGCTCGTTCGTACGCGAGGGGGCGGCACAGAACCCCGTCACCGCGCTGCTGCGCGGGGCCGCGGCATCCCTCGGGCTCGCCGAGCCCGCCGAGACCGACTTCGTGAAGCGGGTGGTGGGCGTGGGGGGCGACCGGGTGGTCTGCTGCGACGCGCGGGGCCGGATCGAGGTGAACGGCCGGCCGCTGGACGAGGACTACCTCTTCCCCGGGGACGCGCCCTCCGAGGTGCCCTTCGACATCGTGGTGCCGGAGGGCGCCCTGTGGATGATGGGCGACCACCGCTCCCGGTCCCGGGACTCCCGCGACCACCTGGGCGAGCCGGGCGGCGGCGTGGTGCCGGTGGAGCGGGTGATCGGGCGGGTCGACTGGTTCGGCTGGCCGCTCGGCCGGGTGGGCTCGCTGCCGGGGACCTCCGCCTTCGACTCCGTACCGGCGCCCGGCCCGTCCCATGGGTAG
- the rplS gene encoding 50S ribosomal protein L19: MASLLDDVNAASLRTDIPAFRPGDTVNVHVRVIEGNRSRVQQFKGIVIRRQGAGVSETFTVRKVSFSVGVERTFPVHSPIFEKIELVTRGDVRRAKLYFLRELRGKAAKIKEKRDR; encoded by the coding sequence ATGGCTTCCCTGCTCGACGACGTCAATGCCGCGTCGCTGCGTACCGACATCCCGGCCTTCCGCCCGGGTGACACGGTCAACGTTCACGTCCGCGTGATCGAGGGCAACCGCTCCCGTGTCCAGCAGTTCAAGGGCATCGTCATCCGCCGCCAGGGCGCGGGCGTCAGCGAGACCTTCACGGTCCGCAAGGTCTCCTTCAGCGTCGGCGTCGAGCGCACCTTCCCGGTGCACAGCCCGATCTTCGAGAAGATCGAGCTCGTGACCCGCGGTGACGTCCGTCGCGCCAAGCTGTACTTCCTCCGTGAGCTGCGCGGCAAGGCCGCGAAGATCAAGGAGAAGCGCGACCGCTGA
- the trmD gene encoding tRNA (guanosine(37)-N1)-methyltransferase TrmD — translation MRLDVVTIFPEYLEPLNVSLVGKARTSGRLDVHVHDLRDWTYDRHNTVDDTPYGGGPGMVMKTEPWGEALDEALADGYEAGAHAPVLVVPTPSGRPFTQELAVELSERPWLIFTPARYEGIDRRVAEEYATRLRVVEVSIGDYVLAGGEAAVLVITEAVARLLPGVLGNAASHQDDSFAPGAMANLLEGPVYTKPPEWRGRTIPEVLLSGHHGKIARWRRDEALRRTAAHRPDLIERCEASAFDKKDREMLSILGWSPEPGGRFWRRPEAVEE, via the coding sequence ATGCGGCTCGACGTCGTCACGATCTTCCCCGAGTACCTGGAACCGCTGAACGTCTCCCTGGTCGGCAAGGCCCGTACGTCCGGCCGCCTCGACGTCCATGTGCACGACCTGCGTGACTGGACGTACGACCGGCACAACACCGTGGACGACACCCCGTACGGCGGCGGCCCCGGCATGGTCATGAAGACCGAGCCGTGGGGCGAGGCACTGGACGAGGCCCTGGCGGACGGCTACGAGGCCGGTGCGCACGCCCCGGTCCTCGTGGTGCCCACGCCGAGCGGCCGGCCGTTCACGCAGGAGCTGGCCGTCGAGCTGTCCGAGCGGCCCTGGCTGATCTTCACCCCGGCCCGCTACGAGGGCATCGACCGGCGGGTCGCCGAGGAGTACGCCACCCGGCTGCGGGTGGTCGAGGTGTCCATCGGCGATTACGTGCTGGCAGGCGGGGAAGCCGCGGTGCTGGTGATCACCGAGGCGGTGGCCCGGCTGCTGCCCGGCGTCCTCGGCAACGCGGCCTCCCACCAGGACGACTCCTTCGCCCCCGGCGCGATGGCCAATCTGCTGGAGGGCCCGGTCTACACCAAGCCGCCCGAGTGGCGCGGCCGGACCATCCCGGAGGTGCTGCTCAGCGGCCACCACGGGAAGATCGCGCGCTGGCGGCGGGACGAGGCGCTGCGTCGTACGGCCGCCCACCGGCCCGATCTGATCGAGCGGTGCGAGGCGTCGGCCTTCGACAAGAAGGACCGGGAGATGCTGTCCATCCTCGGCTGGTCCCCGGAGCCCGGTGGCCGATTTTGGCGCAGGCCCGAGGCCGTGGAAGAATAG
- the rimM gene encoding ribosome maturation factor RimM (Essential for efficient processing of 16S rRNA) — translation MQLVVARIGRAHGIKGEVTVEVRTDEPELRLAPGAVLATDPATAGPLTIETGRVHSGRLLLRFEGVKDRTGAEALRNTLLIADVDPAELPEDPEEFYDHQLMDLDVVLADGTEVGRITEITHLPSQDLFIVERPDGSEVMIPFVEEIVTEIDLEEQRAVITPPPGLIDASEAVVASAREESEGSAPKAGDA, via the coding sequence GTGCAGTTGGTAGTCGCGCGGATCGGTCGCGCCCACGGCATCAAGGGCGAGGTCACCGTCGAGGTGCGCACGGACGAGCCGGAGCTGCGGCTCGCGCCGGGCGCCGTCCTGGCCACCGACCCCGCCACGGCGGGCCCGCTGACGATCGAGACCGGCCGGGTGCACAGCGGCAGGCTGCTGCTGCGCTTCGAGGGCGTGAAGGACCGTACGGGTGCCGAGGCGCTGCGCAACACCCTGCTGATCGCCGACGTGGACCCGGCGGAACTCCCGGAGGACCCCGAGGAGTTCTACGACCACCAGCTGATGGACCTGGACGTGGTCCTCGCCGACGGCACCGAGGTCGGGCGGATCACCGAGATCACGCACCTGCCCTCGCAGGACCTCTTCATCGTGGAGCGGCCGGACGGCAGCGAGGTGATGATCCCGTTCGTGGAGGAGATCGTCACCGAGATCGATCTGGAGGAGCAGCGCGCGGTGATCACCCCGCCGCCCGGCCTGATCGACGCGAGCGAGGCGGTCGTGGCGTCCGCGCGCGAGGAGTCCGAGGGCTCCGCGCCGAAGGCCGGGGACGCCTGA